A portion of the Lolium rigidum isolate FL_2022 chromosome 1, APGP_CSIRO_Lrig_0.1, whole genome shotgun sequence genome contains these proteins:
- the LOC124671855 gene encoding uncharacterized protein LOC124671855, translating into MAFMRYRGLPQGELTAEEFWAWLGQFDADHDGRISREELQRALQSLNLWFASWKAREGLRAADADRDGAVGGAEVGRLFAFAQRQLGIKITQLGSY; encoded by the coding sequence ATGGCGTTCATGCGGTACCGTGGTCTGCCGCAGGGGGAACTAACGGCGGAGGAGTTCTGGGCGTGGCTGGGGCAGTTCGACGCGGACCACGACGGGAGGATCAGCCGCGAGGAGCTGCAGCGGGCGCTGCAGAGCCTGAACCTGTGGTTCGCGTCCTGGAAGGCGCGGGAAGGGCTGCGCGCCGCCGACGCCGATCGCGACGGCGCCGTCGGCGGGGCGGAGGTCGGCCGGCTCTTCGCCTTCGCGCAGAGGCAGCTCGGGATCAAGATCACCCAGCTCGGCTCCTACTGA